One genomic window of Alphaproteobacteria bacterium includes the following:
- a CDS encoding 4-(cytidine 5'-diphospho)-2-C-methyl-D-erythritol kinase, whose product MPYSLIANETAYAKINLALQLVVQLPNGYHQLDSVVGFIDIGDHLQASAEMDGTIRLAIEGIYSEGLCSENNLVIRAAQCLQQHANLSVGAHIRLTKNIPVGAGLGGGSADAAASLRLLNRVWNLRYSTAMLAEISEELGADVPACVFSQSTRMEGVGEQLSPLPHVPALPIAVVYPNIPLWTPDVYTALHGKGFSGRLSNIPAIGATSKQWLDWLHAHANDLEAPAMQLNNQIIAMLKQLASTQGCVLSRMSGSGSACFGVFENAHSAELAAQEIQTAQPKWWVRSSHILGM is encoded by the coding sequence ATGCCATATTCTTTGATTGCTAACGAAACTGCCTATGCCAAAATCAATCTGGCATTGCAGCTTGTCGTGCAGCTGCCAAATGGCTACCACCAACTTGACAGTGTGGTGGGATTTATTGATATTGGCGACCATCTGCAGGCTAGCGCTGAAATGGATGGCACTATACGCCTCGCCATTGAGGGTATTTATAGCGAAGGTTTATGTAGCGAGAATAATTTGGTGATACGCGCCGCTCAATGCTTGCAGCAGCATGCCAATTTATCAGTTGGGGCTCATATTCGACTCACAAAAAATATTCCGGTTGGGGCTGGATTGGGGGGCGGCTCTGCAGATGCTGCAGCCAGTTTACGCCTGTTGAACCGCGTATGGAACTTGCGCTATAGCACCGCCATGCTGGCAGAAATCAGCGAGGAATTAGGGGCAGATGTACCCGCTTGTGTTTTTTCACAATCAACGCGTATGGAGGGTGTGGGTGAACAGCTTAGCCCGCTCCCGCATGTTCCGGCATTACCGATTGCGGTGGTGTATCCCAATATTCCATTATGGACACCCGATGTATATACTGCGTTGCACGGCAAGGGATTTTCTGGCCGTCTTTCTAACATTCCGGCCATTGGTGCAACCTCGAAGCAATGGTTGGATTGGCTACACGCACATGCGAATGATTTAGAAGCCCCGGCAATGCAGTTGAATAATCAAATTATTGCTATGCTCAAACAGCTTGCAAGCACACAAGGCTGTGTGTTGTCACGAATGTCGGGCAGTGGCAGCGCGTGTTTTGGAGTATTCGAAAACGCCCACAGCGCGGAGTTAGCAGCGCAAGAAATACAAACTGCGCAACCCAAATGGTGGGTGCGCAGTTCGCATATACTCGGTATGTAA
- a CDS encoding DsbA family protein: MRLRHNLAALTIAVAAVAPLSANAQEKSRTFTESEIKELIAKTLMEQPEIIIESVQQMQVAEQRNKAERARQVVQAYSSSLYKDKDSPKIGPENADVTVVEFFDYNCGYCKRSLATVQKLMDADKKVNFIFKENPMLAPNSVDAARASLAMYYLEPKHYFDYHNALFRLGGKFDEATLSSVAEGFGVDTDKFVKMMNSDRVKNHIDETQKLAARMGSQGVPVFIIGEEVIPGAVSYEALQQQVNAVRAAKKEEKS, from the coding sequence ATGCGTTTGCGTCATAACCTAGCCGCCCTAACCATTGCCGTAGCTGCAGTAGCGCCATTAAGCGCCAATGCTCAGGAAAAATCACGCACTTTCACCGAAAGCGAAATTAAGGAACTTATTGCTAAAACCCTGATGGAGCAGCCGGAAATTATTATTGAATCGGTGCAGCAAATGCAGGTTGCTGAGCAACGCAACAAAGCTGAGCGCGCTCGCCAAGTGGTGCAGGCTTATAGCAGCTCGCTCTACAAAGACAAAGATTCCCCTAAAATTGGCCCCGAAAATGCCGACGTAACCGTAGTTGAATTTTTCGATTATAATTGCGGCTACTGCAAACGCTCGCTAGCCACCGTGCAGAAACTCATGGACGCCGATAAAAAGGTGAACTTTATCTTTAAAGAAAATCCAATGCTTGCTCCGAATTCGGTAGATGCTGCCCGCGCTTCGCTGGCAATGTATTATTTAGAGCCTAAACATTATTTCGATTACCATAACGCCTTATTCCGCTTAGGTGGAAAATTTGATGAAGCCACGCTTTCATCCGTAGCCGAAGGCTTTGGCGTGGATACTGATAAATTCGTTAAAATGATGAATTCAGACCGCGTTAAAAACCACATTGATGAAACTCAAAAGCTTGCCGCTCGTATGGGATCGCAAGGTGTACCAGTATTCATTATTGGCGAAGAAGTGATTCCGGGTGCGGTATCTTACGAAGCATTGCAACAACAGGTTAATGCCGTACGCGCTGCGAAAAAAGAAGAAAAAAGCTAA
- a CDS encoding M48 family metalloprotease — MQHFFKARLSHKKILSALSLSVFAISLLSSTANAAGLIRDSEIEHTLRSYSEPIFQRAGLTPSSISLYIVNDPSINAFVMGGSNIFINTGLLMQSETPEMVIGVIAHETGHIAGGHLVRTTNEVERAQLQALLGTLLGAAAMGAGAGDVGAAVMSGSQNIAMKNMYSFTRANEEAADQAALHYMDAIGISASGMLQMFEILRKQEYRKIGADSDPYIRTHPLSKERIMHIRNHVNQSPIASGTAPSHYTEMQDRLLGKLEGFLEDPSRVIQKYPLSDTSVKARYARAVAYHRLIEPDEAIAEMDALLTKNPDDPYFNELKGQILFESGRLEPAREAYSKAVQLMPDAPLIRTEYGRVLLASENKNDLPAAIRALEYASSADKKNPQAWRLLATAYGRDGRLALSHLALAEEAVLINKPDQAIGQLDIANNHILVGSPAQLRAQDLRRQALKLKKDKKKES, encoded by the coding sequence ATGCAACATTTTTTTAAAGCCAGATTATCGCATAAGAAGATTTTGTCTGCGCTTTCCCTATCCGTATTTGCAATTTCGTTGTTAAGCAGCACAGCAAATGCCGCAGGTTTAATACGCGATAGCGAAATTGAACATACACTACGCAGCTATTCTGAACCGATATTTCAACGCGCTGGGCTTACCCCCTCTTCTATTAGCCTATACATTGTCAATGACCCTTCCATCAATGCCTTTGTGATGGGCGGCAGCAATATTTTTATTAATACCGGATTGTTGATGCAATCTGAAACGCCCGAAATGGTAATTGGTGTGATAGCGCACGAGACCGGCCATATTGCCGGAGGACACTTAGTGCGCACCACCAACGAAGTAGAGCGCGCACAGTTGCAAGCACTGCTTGGCACATTATTGGGCGCAGCCGCTATGGGCGCTGGCGCTGGTGATGTAGGTGCCGCCGTGATGAGTGGCAGCCAAAACATTGCTATGAAAAATATGTATAGCTTTACCCGCGCCAACGAAGAAGCGGCTGATCAAGCCGCATTACACTATATGGATGCAATTGGCATAAGCGCTAGCGGCATGTTGCAAATGTTCGAAATATTACGTAAGCAGGAATATCGCAAAATAGGTGCAGATAGCGATCCGTATATACGCACCCACCCGCTTAGCAAAGAACGGATTATGCATATCCGTAATCATGTCAACCAGTCTCCCATTGCCAGTGGTACCGCCCCTAGTCATTATACCGAGATGCAAGATCGCCTGTTAGGCAAACTGGAAGGTTTTTTAGAAGACCCCTCAAGAGTAATTCAAAAATACCCGCTTTCAGATACATCCGTTAAGGCACGCTATGCTCGCGCTGTTGCCTATCACCGCCTCATAGAGCCAGACGAAGCCATTGCAGAAATGGATGCATTGCTAACAAAGAATCCGGATGATCCCTATTTTAACGAATTAAAAGGCCAGATTTTATTTGAGAGTGGCCGCCTAGAGCCTGCACGTGAAGCTTATAGTAAGGCGGTACAGCTTATGCCAGACGCGCCACTCATACGCACCGAATATGGCCGCGTATTACTCGCCAGCGAAAATAAAAATGATTTGCCCGCTGCGATTCGTGCGCTCGAATATGCTAGCAGTGCCGACAAAAAGAATCCACAGGCGTGGCGATTGCTTGCTACCGCCTATGGTCGCGATGGCCGACTTGCGCTTTCGCATCTGGCATTGGCAGAAGAAGCCGTGTTGATCAACAAACCCGATCAAGCCATTGGCCAGCTTGATATTGCAAATAATCATATTTTAGTGGGCAGTCCCGCACAATTGCGTGCGCAGGATTTGCGCCGACAGGCATTAAAATTGAAAAAAGACAAAAAGAAAGAAAGCTAA
- a CDS encoding aminotransferase class I/II-fold pyridoxal phosphate-dependent enzyme, with translation MMKVAARGAVSPFHVMEVMREAWEHEATGADVIHLSVGQPAEEAPEAVRRKAAELLLSKANLGYTNAMGVTPLRKKIAAFYQQRYDVAVPWERVVVTIGSSSAFFISMLAAFDHGDSVAIAFPCYPAYPNMLEAAGLKPVFLRADVTTNFQPTIEMLEALPKKPDGLIIASPSNPAGTVIDPVAFAQIVQYCDANGIRLISDEIYHGITFDGHKETTAAALSDTAIVANSFSKYFLMPGWRLGWAIMPENLLRSTECLLQNFFISPPAISQYAAIEVFDCLSELDDVVAGYTRNRQVMLEALPKAGFTDLSPSQGAFYIYADVHQLTDNSEKFCREMLLKTGVAAVPGHDFDREQGAKFMRFSFCGKEDRVAEAMARISAWLQST, from the coding sequence ATGATGAAAGTTGCTGCCCGTGGTGCGGTTTCCCCTTTCCATGTGATGGAAGTCATGCGCGAAGCATGGGAGCATGAAGCTACGGGTGCAGATGTGATTCATCTTTCTGTTGGGCAACCCGCCGAAGAGGCGCCAGAAGCGGTGCGGCGCAAGGCGGCAGAGTTGCTGTTAAGTAAAGCCAACCTAGGTTATACGAATGCAATGGGCGTTACCCCTCTGCGAAAAAAAATCGCAGCGTTTTATCAGCAGCGCTATGATGTTGCTGTGCCATGGGAGCGGGTGGTGGTGACGATTGGATCTTCATCTGCATTTTTCATTAGTATGTTGGCAGCATTTGATCATGGCGATAGTGTGGCCATTGCTTTTCCGTGTTATCCGGCATATCCAAATATGCTGGAGGCAGCCGGGTTAAAGCCAGTATTTTTGCGCGCTGATGTCACAACTAACTTTCAACCAACCATAGAAATGTTGGAGGCATTGCCGAAAAAACCCGATGGTTTGATTATTGCCAGTCCGTCAAATCCGGCAGGAACAGTGATTGATCCGGTAGCATTTGCGCAAATAGTCCAATATTGTGATGCTAATGGCATACGGCTTATTTCTGACGAAATTTATCATGGCATCACGTTTGACGGGCATAAAGAAACCACCGCTGCCGCTTTGTCTGATACTGCGATTGTTGCCAACAGCTTTTCAAAATATTTTCTTATGCCCGGTTGGCGCTTGGGATGGGCAATTATGCCCGAAAATTTACTGCGATCCACGGAATGTTTATTGCAAAACTTTTTTATCTCGCCACCGGCTATCTCCCAATATGCTGCGATAGAAGTATTTGATTGCTTGAGCGAGTTAGATGATGTTGTAGCTGGCTATACCCGTAACAGGCAAGTGATGCTGGAAGCATTACCAAAGGCGGGGTTTACCGATTTATCGCCCTCGCAAGGCGCGTTTTATATTTATGCCGATGTGCATCAGCTTACCGATAATAGCGAAAAATTTTGCAGGGAAATGCTGCTCAAAACAGGCGTTGCCGCTGTTCCTGGGCATGATTTTGACCGTGAACAGGGCGCAAAATTTATGCGCTTTTCTTTTTGCGGTAAAGAAGATCGCGTGGCAGAAGCGATGGCACGTATCAGCGCGTGGCTGCAAAGTACATGA
- a CDS encoding Rne/Rng family ribonuclease codes for MTNKRLLIDATHAEETRVIIADDNRIHEFDISATSKTQNKGNIYLAKVTRVEPSLQAAFVEYGGDRQGFLPFSEIHPDYYQIPVEDRQKLIEEVAAEQAAEETNDTNDDDDSEDNNNRRDRGPRGRRGRRRGGRNRRPQDDQSEIGAVEDKGELSEEDIANTYLQEPIAANPAEKSDIVEDLLEKVHESVSGDDKKDTKNNTANGNNGDEDDDDDDVENVTSGSDDKADVEALADDDEFTRRRKASFLRRYKIQEVIKRNQVMLVQVIKEERGNKGASLSTYISLAGRYCVLMPNSPKTGGISRKISSSEDRKRLKAISEEIRSSNGMSAIIRTAGIDRTRAEIKRDYDYLLKLWNQIRELTISSTAPALVYEEADIVKRSLRDLYSSDIKEVIVAGEHAYKRSKEFMKLMMPSHAARIKYHNELTPIFYAYDAEDQLLRMHEPQVKLESGGSIVINPTEALVSIDVNSGRSTTERNVEETALKTNLEAAQEIARQVRLRDLAGLVVIDFIDMFDYKNRRAVERQLKDALKSDRAKIQLGRISAFGLLEMSRQRLRPSLAETNTHSCAYCEGRGFVLTPDAQGIQLLRYLEKEASTQDYAHMKLKVQPAIAMYLLNTMRTRLSELEKTHNLQVTIEVGENFLSATSFILERYTAEGQKTEINGMDGIPASGKRNRPRKRKRERTPHPNAKNNNDNTHNQDKDEAAAENQKTDQANKPAATHDDDGNEKPRRRRRGGRRRGGRNRDDRSQQNENNNPNAQQHDAEQGNQENSPKPTPSEKTEDNSSNVEQNAPAVAEAKPKRQPRKKAVNSKVDADNTVKNDTAEGDAPKPARKRPGRPKKAVAENNDVTAANTDEKPVAAKKPATRKPAAKKPAANKAPKATDNTQEVKAKTPPAKEPKQESATVVAAKTAAPQPAHKSFEPSSGKTAAASNEDKNNARKGWWRRIVE; via the coding sequence ATGACGAATAAACGTTTATTAATAGATGCAACACACGCAGAAGAAACACGCGTCATTATTGCAGACGACAACCGAATACATGAATTTGACATAAGCGCGACCAGCAAAACGCAAAATAAAGGCAATATCTATCTGGCAAAAGTTACGCGTGTCGAGCCATCCCTTCAGGCAGCATTCGTAGAATATGGTGGTGATCGTCAAGGTTTCTTGCCGTTTTCAGAAATTCACCCCGATTATTACCAGATTCCAGTAGAAGATCGTCAAAAGCTCATTGAAGAAGTGGCTGCTGAACAAGCTGCTGAAGAAACCAATGACACGAATGATGACGACGATTCGGAAGACAATAACAATCGCCGTGATCGTGGCCCGCGTGGCCGCCGTGGCCGTCGTCGTGGGGGGCGCAACCGTCGCCCTCAAGACGATCAATCCGAAATTGGCGCGGTAGAAGATAAAGGCGAGCTAAGCGAAGAAGATATCGCCAACACCTATTTGCAAGAGCCAATTGCCGCAAATCCCGCCGAAAAATCCGATATTGTTGAAGATCTGCTGGAGAAAGTTCATGAAAGCGTAAGCGGCGACGATAAAAAAGATACAAAAAATAACACAGCCAATGGGAATAACGGTGATGAAGACGACGATGATGATGACGTGGAAAACGTTACTTCTGGTTCTGACGATAAGGCCGATGTAGAAGCCTTAGCTGATGACGATGAGTTTACACGCCGCCGCAAAGCATCATTTTTGCGCCGCTATAAAATTCAAGAAGTGATCAAACGTAATCAGGTAATGCTGGTACAAGTTATTAAAGAAGAGCGCGGCAATAAAGGCGCCTCCCTTTCGACCTATATTTCTCTGGCAGGCCGTTATTGCGTATTAATGCCGAACTCCCCGAAAACCGGTGGAATCTCGCGCAAAATATCCAGCAGCGAAGACCGCAAGCGATTAAAAGCTATTTCAGAAGAAATTCGTAGCTCCAATGGCATGAGTGCCATCATACGTACCGCAGGAATAGACCGCACCCGCGCCGAAATTAAACGCGATTATGATTACCTGCTTAAGCTATGGAATCAAATCCGCGAATTGACTATTTCTTCTACCGCGCCTGCCCTCGTATATGAGGAGGCCGATATTGTAAAACGCTCGTTGCGGGATTTATATTCCAGCGACATTAAAGAAGTAATCGTAGCAGGCGAACATGCCTATAAACGCTCTAAAGAATTTATGAAACTAATGATGCCCAGCCACGCGGCGCGCATTAAATACCACAATGAACTCACCCCGATTTTTTATGCCTATGACGCAGAAGATCAGTTGCTGCGTATGCATGAGCCTCAGGTTAAGCTGGAATCTGGCGGATCAATTGTTATTAACCCCACCGAAGCACTGGTTTCTATTGATGTCAATTCAGGCCGCTCTACTACTGAGCGCAATGTAGAAGAAACTGCACTTAAAACCAATTTAGAAGCTGCTCAGGAAATTGCACGACAAGTGCGTCTTCGCGATTTGGCCGGACTGGTGGTGATTGATTTCATTGATATGTTCGATTACAAAAATCGCCGCGCCGTAGAACGCCAGCTAAAAGATGCGCTTAAATCTGATCGGGCGAAAATTCAATTGGGTCGCATCAGTGCGTTTGGCTTACTGGAAATGTCACGGCAACGTTTGCGCCCGTCACTGGCAGAAACCAACACCCATTCCTGCGCCTATTGCGAAGGGCGTGGCTTTGTGCTAACCCCCGATGCACAGGGCATACAATTATTGCGCTACCTCGAAAAAGAGGCTTCGACACAAGATTATGCGCATATGAAGCTCAAAGTGCAGCCTGCCATTGCGATGTATTTACTTAATACCATGCGCACACGTCTGTCAGAGTTAGAAAAAACCCACAATCTTCAGGTTACTATCGAAGTCGGAGAAAATTTCCTGAGCGCCACCTCATTTATTTTAGAACGCTATACTGCCGAAGGTCAAAAAACTGAAATAAACGGCATGGATGGTATTCCTGCTTCTGGTAAGCGCAACCGCCCTCGCAAACGCAAGCGCGAACGTACACCGCACCCCAATGCCAAAAATAACAACGACAATACGCATAATCAGGATAAAGACGAAGCTGCGGCAGAAAATCAGAAAACTGATCAGGCAAATAAACCTGCGGCCACCCATGACGATGATGGCAATGAAAAGCCACGTCGCCGCCGTCGTGGCGGACGCCGTCGTGGAGGGCGCAATCGGGATGATCGTTCGCAACAAAACGAGAACAATAATCCTAATGCCCAGCAACATGACGCTGAACAGGGCAATCAGGAAAACTCGCCCAAACCTACACCTTCCGAAAAAACGGAAGATAACTCTTCTAATGTAGAGCAAAACGCACCCGCTGTTGCCGAAGCAAAGCCAAAGCGTCAGCCGCGCAAAAAAGCGGTTAATAGCAAGGTTGATGCAGACAATACTGTTAAAAACGACACGGCAGAAGGAGATGCACCAAAGCCTGCGCGTAAACGTCCGGGACGTCCTAAAAAAGCAGTAGCAGAAAATAACGATGTCACTGCCGCCAATACCGACGAAAAACCTGTGGCGGCTAAAAAACCTGCGACTAGAAAACCCGCGGCAAAAAAGCCAGCCGCAAATAAAGCGCCTAAAGCTACTGATAACACACAGGAAGTTAAAGCAAAAACGCCTCCAGCTAAAGAGCCTAAGCAGGAAAGCGCAACCGTAGTGGCAGCCAAAACTGCTGCCCCACAACCAGCGCATAAATCATTCGAGCCATCTTCTGGTAAAACAGCCGCAGCCAGTAATGAAGACAAGAACAATGCCCGCAAAGGTTGGTGGCGCCGCATTGTAGAATAA
- a CDS encoding N-acetylmuramoyl-L-alanine amidase, with amino-acid sequence MRQFGIITQFLRCISIVLCMFYAVGAMAQTATDPLVSKVDVQSSGGLDRIVLHISQAISYDAFGLSNPGRIVIDMPLLNWKAPTGLPANYNGMILKNIRIARFNATTMRMVFDLALSAELDEVSVINQGVNKPFLMVFDVVTPEYTAAANPEESEVITPAPASEPLIDTKTEQKVVSQNTPPEQSWRKSAPTPAAIRNSSAIATGARPATDWAELAERASEVVPLPENVPFATAPVPVFRPQDTAKRVVVIDAGHGGRDPGATGVKGTKEKEVTLYYAKALRDALLSTGRYDVELTRDYDTYVMLRERLAMGRRAKGDIFISVHADAAENHSTRGLSIYTLSETASDKEAAALATRENKVDIIYGMNLSSEHKDVTEILIDLAQRETKNKSTKLAEILLEALGKKVKLLPNTHRYAGFAVLKAPDVPSVLIELGFLSNRKDEALITSSNYRKELVSALVLGIDNYFSYQKNRQ; translated from the coding sequence ATGAGACAATTTGGCATAATTACACAATTTTTGCGTTGCATATCCATCGTGCTATGTATGTTTTATGCTGTGGGGGCAATGGCGCAAACCGCTACGGATCCACTTGTGAGTAAAGTAGATGTGCAGTCTTCTGGCGGACTGGATCGCATCGTACTGCATATTTCGCAGGCAATTTCTTATGATGCATTTGGCTTGAGCAACCCCGGACGCATTGTGATAGATATGCCTTTGCTAAATTGGAAAGCTCCAACTGGGCTGCCTGCCAATTATAATGGCATGATATTAAAAAATATTCGCATTGCACGATTTAATGCGACCACTATGCGAATGGTGTTTGATTTAGCGCTTAGTGCCGAGCTGGATGAGGTGAGTGTCATAAATCAGGGTGTAAATAAGCCTTTTTTAATGGTATTTGATGTGGTGACACCTGAATATACTGCCGCAGCAAATCCGGAGGAATCTGAAGTTATTACACCAGCGCCAGCTTCTGAACCCCTGATAGATACAAAAACAGAGCAAAAAGTTGTCTCGCAAAATACGCCACCCGAACAGTCATGGCGTAAATCTGCGCCCACTCCTGCAGCTATTCGTAATTCATCGGCCATTGCTACCGGCGCCAGACCTGCAACTGATTGGGCAGAGTTGGCAGAACGCGCCAGTGAAGTAGTGCCACTGCCTGAAAATGTGCCTTTCGCTACAGCGCCTGTACCTGTGTTCCGCCCTCAGGATACGGCAAAGCGCGTGGTGGTTATTGATGCAGGGCATGGCGGGCGCGATCCCGGTGCAACTGGTGTAAAAGGCACAAAGGAAAAAGAGGTGACGCTGTATTATGCTAAGGCGCTGCGCGATGCATTGCTAAGCACCGGACGTTATGATGTAGAGCTTACCCGTGATTATGATACATATGTGATGTTGCGGGAGAGATTAGCCATGGGGCGACGTGCTAAAGGCGACATCTTTATCTCGGTGCATGCGGATGCCGCAGAAAACCACAGCACCCGTGGCTTGTCTATATATACGCTATCAGAAACTGCATCAGATAAAGAAGCGGCTGCGCTGGCAACACGCGAGAATAAAGTGGATATCATTTATGGCATGAATCTATCCAGCGAACATAAAGACGTTACTGAAATTTTGATTGATCTGGCCCAGCGTGAAACCAAAAATAAATCTACTAAACTTGCAGAGATTCTGCTGGAGGCTTTGGGCAAAAAGGTAAAGCTTTTGCCTAATACCCATCGTTACGCAGGTTTTGCGGTGCTAAAAGCGCCAGATGTACCCTCGGTTTTGATCGAATTAGGGTTTTTATCTAATCGCAAAGATGAAGCATTAATTACCAGTAGTAATTATCGCAAAGAATTGGTAAGTGCATTGGTGCTTGGTATAGATAATTATTTTTCATACCAAAAAAACAGGCAATAA
- a CDS encoding penicillin-binding protein 1A — MLRLLATGLVTLMTLGMIGGVAAFLVLQHYGSDLPSIEKLKNYEPDTASRLYAGNGRLLVEYATQNRIFVPIEAMPKRVIQAFLSAEDKNFYKHPGVDFLGVVRAVATNVGNMGSDARLVGASTITQQVVKNFLLTNEQSFERKIKEALLAFRISKVLKKDTVLELYLNDIYLGFGSYGVASAALNYFNKSLDELTLEEAAFLAALPKAPANYNPHKHYERAKSRRDWVIERMEEDKYISDEEAEEAIAKPILTREQDATEFAVASFFAEEVRRKLVDMYGSDSLYKGGLTVHTTVNPAMQKLARNALRNALIDYDRRHGYRGVVRTVSMDSWLNQLRDFAELRSVPLIENERLGVVLSMSNASARIGFTNGLDGTLPFSGMKWAKSAASKPDDIVNVGDVVIVAPSDESKENYELRQVPAVNGAMMVMDPHTGRVLAMVGGYSYENTEFNRATQAQRQPGSAFKPFVYLAGLERGFTPSTIILDAPISINQGPGLPMWQPKNYGGDFLGPATLRKGLETSRNVMTVRLALQIGIKGILDVAYRFGIYDKLPPQFSVVLGSQETTLVRLVNAYSMLVNGGKKVEPALIERIQNRKGKTIFRRDVRVCENCVAETASSYVSPVPPIPDDNREQVVDPRVAYQVVSMMEGVVQRGTATRARVLNRPLAGKTGTTNDSRDAWFIGYTPDLVAGVYIGFDNPRTLGKRETGGRVALPAFIDFMQNALKDTPSVPFRIPDGIRLIKLDRNTGYVPGPDTQPKDIILEAFKQNQRPGSAPIMDYSSPAYMEGQMPDQNSALPYEAPADNTPSSPVVGTGGLY, encoded by the coding sequence ATGCTACGTTTGCTTGCTACAGGTCTGGTAACATTAATGACGCTTGGCATGATTGGCGGCGTGGCGGCATTCCTTGTGCTACAGCATTATGGCAGCGATTTGCCCAGCATTGAGAAGCTAAAAAACTATGAACCCGATACTGCATCGCGTCTTTATGCAGGTAACGGGCGTTTGCTGGTAGAATATGCCACACAAAATCGTATTTTTGTGCCGATTGAGGCCATGCCAAAACGTGTGATACAGGCATTTTTATCCGCAGAAGATAAAAATTTTTACAAACACCCTGGCGTGGATTTTTTGGGTGTAGTGCGCGCTGTAGCTACTAATGTGGGAAATATGGGAAGCGATGCGCGTCTGGTGGGCGCTTCTACTATTACACAGCAAGTAGTAAAGAATTTTTTGCTTACGAACGAGCAATCATTTGAGCGCAAAATTAAAGAAGCGCTTTTGGCATTTCGTATCAGTAAAGTGCTTAAAAAAGATACAGTGTTAGAGCTGTACCTCAATGACATTTATCTGGGTTTTGGCTCATATGGTGTGGCATCTGCGGCATTGAATTACTTTAACAAATCACTGGATGAACTTACGTTAGAGGAAGCTGCTTTTTTGGCAGCACTGCCCAAGGCGCCGGCAAACTATAATCCGCATAAACATTATGAGCGCGCTAAATCCCGCCGTGATTGGGTGATAGAACGCATGGAAGAAGATAAATATATCAGTGATGAAGAGGCAGAAGAAGCCATTGCTAAGCCTATTTTAACCCGTGAACAGGATGCCACAGAATTTGCTGTAGCATCGTTTTTTGCAGAAGAGGTGCGCCGTAAACTGGTGGATATGTATGGCTCTGACAGCTTATACAAAGGCGGGTTAACAGTACACACCACGGTGAACCCTGCCATGCAAAAGCTTGCCCGCAATGCGTTGCGTAATGCGCTTATCGACTATGATCGTCGCCATGGATATCGCGGTGTAGTACGCACTGTGAGCATGGATAGCTGGCTGAATCAATTACGTGATTTCGCCGAATTGCGTAGCGTGCCTCTGATTGAAAATGAGCGATTGGGTGTGGTGCTAAGCATGAGCAATGCATCGGCGCGTATTGGCTTTACAAATGGGCTTGATGGTACATTGCCATTTAGCGGAATGAAATGGGCAAAAAGCGCCGCCAGTAAACCGGATGATATTGTGAATGTGGGTGACGTGGTGATTGTTGCACCTAGCGATGAGAGTAAAGAAAACTACGAACTTAGGCAGGTGCCGGCGGTGAATGGCGCGATGATGGTGATGGATCCGCATACCGGACGCGTTTTAGCAATGGTGGGTGGCTATAGCTATGAAAACACTGAATTTAACCGCGCTACCCAAGCACAACGCCAACCCGGATCGGCCTTTAAACCTTTTGTTTATCTTGCGGGCTTAGAAAGAGGCTTTACTCCATCAACCATTATTCTGGATGCGCCTATCAGCATTAATCAAGGTCCAGGATTGCCTATGTGGCAACCTAAAAACTATGGCGGTGATTTCTTAGGCCCAGCGACCTTACGCAAAGGTTTAGAAACTTCCCGTAACGTTATGACAGTAAGACTTGCGCTGCAAATTGGCATTAAAGGCATCCTTGACGTTGCGTATCGCTTTGGTATTTATGACAAGTTGCCGCCGCAGTTTTCTGTTGTGCTAGGGTCGCAGGAAACCACCTTGGTGCGCTTGGTGAATGCCTATAGCATGTTGGTTAATGGCGGCAAAAAAGTAGAACCTGCTTTGATTGAACGTATACAGAACCGCAAAGGAAAAACCATTTTCCGACGCGATGTTCGTGTGTGTGAAAATTGTGTGGCAGAAACGGCATCGTCTTATGTTAGCCCTGTTCCACCAATACCTGATGATAATCGCGAGCAAGTGGTCGATCCGCGTGTGGCGTATCAGGTAGTGTCAATGATGGAAGGCGTAGTGCAGCGCGGCACAGCCACCCGTGCGCGTGTACTGAATCGGCCATTAGCCGGAAAAACCGGAACAACAAACGATAGCCGAGATGCATGGTTTATTGGATACACGCCTGATTTGGTGGCAGGGGTATATATTGGTTTTGATAACCCACGTACTTTAGGCAAGCGCGAAACTGGTGGCCGTGTGGCATTGCCAGCGTTTATAGATTTTATGCAAAATGCGCTTAAAGACACACCATCTGTGCCGTTTCGTATTCCTGATGGTATTCGTTTGATTAAACTAGACCGTAATACCGGTTATGTGCCCGGGCCAGATACGCAGCCTAAAGACATTATTTTGGAGGCGTTTAAACAAAATCAACGTCCGGGTTCTGCCCCAATAATGGATTATTCTTCGCCTGCTTATATGGAAGGGCAAATGCCTGACCAGAATTCTGCTTTACCTTATGAGGCGCCCGCTGATAACACACCGTCTTCTCCCGTGGTAGGCACAGGCGGTTTGTATTAA